A DNA window from Bos javanicus breed banteng chromosome 10, ARS-OSU_banteng_1.0, whole genome shotgun sequence contains the following coding sequences:
- the RNASE2 gene encoding non-secretory ribonuclease isoform X2, with amino-acid sequence MVPIQQDSRLRLILLLGLLGMVISLHAPPDSLTWAQWFEIQHINMAHPQCNAAMRVVNGYRMVCKNKNTFLHRTFAYVAGICNTPNVTCSTSGRMNCHNSSVQVPITYCNLTRKARNYTNCRYQQTRAWRIFIVACENRSPRDSPRYPVVPVHLDDII; translated from the coding sequence ATGGTTCCAATACAGCAGGATTCTCGGCTTCGTCTCATTTTGCTGCTGGGGCTCTTGGGAATGGTGATCTCACTCCATGCCCCACCTGATAGTTTAACCTGGGCTCAGTGGTTTGAGATTCAGCACATAAATATGGCCCACCCTCAATGCAATGCCGCAATGAGAGTGGTTAACGGTTACAGAAtggtatgtaaaaataaaaatacttttctccACAGAACATTTGCTTATGTAGCTGGTATTTGTAACACCCCAAATGTAACCTGCTCTACATCAGGCAGGATGAACTGTCATAATAGCTCAGTCCAAGTGCCTATAACCTACTGCAACCTCACAAGAAAGGCAAGGAACTACACAAACTGCCGTTACCAACAGACAAGGGCATGGAGGATCTTCATCGTTGCCTGTGAGAACAGATCACCTCGGGACAGTCCCAGGTACCCTGTGGTTCCAGTTCACTTGGATGACATCATCTAA
- the RNASE2 gene encoding non-secretory ribonuclease isoform X1, with protein MGVHQLPLSPRTFSWICSHRSHSRGNMVPIQQDSRLRLILLLGLLGMVISLHAPPDSLTWAQWFEIQHINMAHPQCNAAMRVVNGYRMVCKNKNTFLHRTFAYVAGICNTPNVTCSTSGRMNCHNSSVQVPITYCNLTRKARNYTNCRYQQTRAWRIFIVACENRSPRDSPRYPVVPVHLDDII; from the exons ATGGGGGTACACCAGCTGCCCCTGAGCCCCAGGACATTCAGCTGGATCTGTTCTCACAGGAGCCACAGCAGAG GAAACATGGTTCCAATACAGCAGGATTCTCGGCTTCGTCTCATTTTGCTGCTGGGGCTCTTGGGAATGGTGATCTCACTCCATGCCCCACCTGATAGTTTAACCTGGGCTCAGTGGTTTGAGATTCAGCACATAAATATGGCCCACCCTCAATGCAATGCCGCAATGAGAGTGGTTAACGGTTACAGAAtggtatgtaaaaataaaaatacttttctccACAGAACATTTGCTTATGTAGCTGGTATTTGTAACACCCCAAATGTAACCTGCTCTACATCAGGCAGGATGAACTGTCATAATAGCTCAGTCCAAGTGCCTATAACCTACTGCAACCTCACAAGAAAGGCAAGGAACTACACAAACTGCCGTTACCAACAGACAAGGGCATGGAGGATCTTCATCGTTGCCTGTGAGAACAGATCACCTCGGGACAGTCCCAGGTACCCTGTGGTTCCAGTTCACTTGGATGACATCATCTAA